ccggtgagggtcgcctagccctcaccggccacggGGCAAGGGTCGTCGAGCACTTGCTAGCTACAGGCGAGACAGCCTTTCCCAAATTTGGGTGAGACCGACCTCGTTGGAGCAACCCTCACCTAGTGACTCGTGAGGGCTCCGATGACACTTACTggccacaacaaaaaaaaaagtgaggaataaagggaaagaaagtataaagaaaaaaaaattgaaaacattaTTACCACACTACAAAATTGTTCCACGTCGGTGTCGGCGGGCGGCCAGCATCCACTTCGGCGATTCCCGACCAAGATTGGCCAGATAGACTCAACCGGCAAaacttgaaaaggtttaggactgaattgacaaaattaaatggtatatgactgaattggcaaaaatacaatatgtttaggacttttcggaCAATTTTTCCGCATCTCATGTTTATCAAGTCATCTCAGTCTAGATCACGTTTTAATTTTTAAACAGATCATTAGTTCAGCGTAGCAAAAACTTTTTACCCTTTATTACAAAGGAAAATATACTACTAAGCTTTCATTCGAAATGGCATACGAATTATacgattgcatcaatttcacGCTTTATATGATAAGATCGTTTGTCCACGGTCATATATGACCctcgatttttttaaattaaaaaaaaaaattggagaatttcaGTTTAGTACACGGCCATATTTTCCCCTATTTAACAAGAGGAAATTTCCGGCGACcggagataaaagaaaatatcgcCCTTTAATAAACtagatgataaaagaaaatatttcccttTAACCATATTTAATGTAAGTTTTCTTTAGTAGCTGAATAATTCAAGTAACGCATGGATAAATTTCGTTTCTACTTTTTATTGAACGGAGTTTATTTAAGTTGTTTAGAGTTGAAgtcatttttttcctattttaggTGGCGATAATTACAAATTTTAcctgaaaaaattacaaagatatatatgaaaatttagtaaaaaaaagttttacatGAGATTCCCTTGGGACCACCCCTGCCCTGATGGTGCAATAGATATTTTCCACACGCGGTTGTGGAGAGCGTTTTTGTCCTCATTTGATTCACCTTTGAAATTGGATTATTCTTTGAGTGTTAATCCAATTAGCATGATTTTTATGTTTGGATAGAAACAATCTTGGGAATGGATCTTGCAagcatggaaatttttttagaattcttCTCATTCCTTGAGTAAATTAATCTCATAAATTGGACCAAGCAAGGCCTAATTGTTCAAAAaggctgcaaaaaaaaaaaaaaaaaaaccacggcCGAGCATCGATTTGGTTCGTCGAGGGACGGATCGTTCTTGAGTTGCAACGGGGTCGTGACtccttgcattttttttttttcgaaaaaccaATGAAAACTATCATAACACACGGAAGCATTACATATTTTACGATCAACGGGcgatattttctctctctctctctctctttttatggCGATCGAGGGGTTGAGGATCAGTTCCCTAAGGATCTTTAGAAACATCCCTCGTTGGTTGGAACTCCTACAGCTTTCTGAAGCTAAAAGCAGTATCGTGAAAAGCATTGTGCAAACTCTTATTTTGTATCTAAAGTAAGCTCCAGAGATTGTCGCTTggttaatcttttttttttttttttcagacaaaGCTAGAGGTAAACACATAGATTCTGTTTTTCAGATAAAGCTAGAGGTACTAATACATGGACTTGATGAGATGCGAGTTAAGTAATACGCGATTTCAATCCTCATTCGTGCGCAGAGTTTATACGGAAATTCGGAGAATTACAACAAAAATCGGCCTTGTTTATCTGCAAGTCCTGGATCAAACCATATCTGAATGAATGAAGAAGAGGGTCTTTTCTCTTAGCATGCTTGAACGTACCTACACGAATAAGAGCACCAGTTTGGGTCGCTGAAGGAACCGGTTTGAATCTTTCGTTATCGCTCTAGGAGAGAGCATTGGCACCAGCAACGATCTCCAGTATCTCACCGGTGATCTTGGCTTGGCGCTGTCTGTTGTACACCCTGGAGAGCGTCTTCTTCAGTTCCGAAGCATTGTCGGTGGCGTTGCTCATGGCGCTCATCCTGGAGGCGAGCTCGCTGGCCAGAGACTCCTGAAGCGCCCTCAGGATCTGGCTGTTGAGGTACAGGGGCAACAAGGCATCGAGAATCTGAACCGGGTCTTGCTCGAACTGCAAGATGGGCGAGAAGTCGACCGTTTCCGTCCTGATCATGTCTCTCTCTACGGTCAACTTGCCCTCCCTGGTGGTCAGCCTGAAGAACTCATCGTCGGCCGCGTCCACACAGTTCCCATTCAAGTCGCAGATCTCACCCTTGGGCGAGAGAGGCAGGAGGGTGTGGATCACCGGGTCGGATTTCACCAGGGACACGAACTTGGTATAGAGGAGCTCCACTTTATCGACTTCCTCACTGACGAATAGCGAGAAAACATCATCGGCGATGGCCTGAGCTTCCTTCGCGGTCGGCAGCGAACCGCCCTCAAGGAACTTGTCGACAGGAATGTAAGGCCTCCTTAGGAAATAGGCATTGCCCTTTTTGCCAACGCTGATCACAGTGTAGTTGAGGCCGAGATCCTTGAGCTCGGCGATCCTCGCCTCGGCCTTCTTGATGATGTTGTTGTTGAAAGCGCCGCAGAGGCCCCGATCGCCGGTGACGACCACCAGGGCGACCTTCTTGACAGGCCTCACGTTGGTGAGCGGCACATCGATGTCCTCGGTCTGGAGTTGCTCATTGATGTTGTAGAGAACTTCGACCAGTGTCTCTGAGAAGGGTCTTCCATTGACAACAGCTTCCTGGGCTCTCCTGACCTTGGCAGCCGCCACAAGCTTCATGGCCTCAGTGATCTTCTGGGTGTTCTTGACCGAGTCGATGCGGTCCCGGAGCTCTCGGAGATTGCACTGAATCGGGGCCGCCGAGTTGGCTCTAGATGGGTTCCCAGAGGAAGGGAGCTGGACGAATGAGCCGACAGAGGAGCGGAAGGAGAGCGAAGAAGCGTCGGAAATAGAAGGCTTCGAGGACACCCACATTGTCAGATTGGAGGAAGACATGTTCTTAACTAGTTTTCCAGGTGAGGAGAAGGGAGTTTGGCAATGTGGGTACGAGTTCTCTTCAGATGAATCCTTTCTTTCTGCTCAAAGGCTTATCTTCAATGTGTCCAATTTAGTGTTTCTGGTaaatggaagaagagagaatgagtggagggagagggagagagcggaTGAGGTTTTGGGATAAGGTTTTTGACTCGTGTGAGATTGGATGGGGAGTGTAATTTAGTGCATTTCCTATCACCAATTCCTTGTGGGGtccaattgaatcttttgagTGGTGGATAATTTGCTTGCTCAGCTATTTATTTTGGCCATGGAAATAAGTAAACTAAGATCTTATGCGGGACAGATCCGATGATTCCCAGAGCAGAAAAAAGGGCATATGCGGCTAAACGACTGAGATTCTTTGGAGCCAAGTGAAGGGTGAAGCATGGGGAGATTTATGGGTGCGTTTGGTTCCGCTTTTCAAGAGGCTTTTGGCCTGCAAAGCCCTATGAAAAAATGTTTGGGTGTTTGAGCCCTTTCAAggggcatttggccaaatgccagCTGAAAAGCTCAATGCTAGTGGAGaccaaaattgaattttcagCATTTTCAGAATGCTAAAAGCTACGTTAATGAAAATTAGTCAGTTACCTATTTTGCACTTAAAACCTTACTAAAAATCCATTTTTACTCCTTTTTAAAAGTGATTCTAGATTGCTGCTGTTCATTAAGGGCAAGCGAAAGGCCGACGAGGCTAAATCTAACCAGCAAATCGCGTGACGCCTGGGGTTCCACAACCCAGGCGATGACGTCGCGCGACCTAGGCAAGACTCTCGTCGGGGGTGGCCCAAGGTGCAACGGCCGTTGGCGCTAGATCTAGCTCACCGGCAGCCCAATCCCTTCGCCGGagagtttttattttcatttttgcaaacAGAAAATTAAAGCCAAAtccctttgcaatttttttttttccaaacgcTAGTTTAACTCACAGTTGTTTTACAATGGATGTTTACCACACAAAATAAGTACCCAAGTAACTTATGGATCTGGTAATATTGAAGCACCCTTCCTGTTGTCCCTACCATTCTCATCCCAAAGTAAGACTAATAGTATCTTAAGTAGAAGTCATCCTAGGAGTGAGACCGGGCCTCGGTGTATATATTTCCCAGGGAAGTCTCAAAGTTCATTAACCAGAGACCTGGTGCTTCGTGAAGAGCGAGCAGGTTGGGGTTTGACCTTGCCCCTACTGAAGAAGTCACAcattagggggaaaaaaaacaattgttGCCCGGTTCATGGTAAGCTACTAGCCTACTCCTATGAACTAGAAATGTCCTAGCCCACCCTAAATGGCACCACTTTAGGGATCAAATCTAGCCTTCACTATAAGGTCAAACCCCAACCTTCACTCGCTCTTCACAAAGCACCGGGTCTCTTTAGTAATGAACTTCGAGACTTTCCTGGGAAATATATACAACAAGGCCCGGTCTCACTCCTAGGATAACCCATCTGAAATTACAGTGAAAATGTAGTCCCCCACATGAATAGTTTATTTACCTTCACAGAACGAATCTGAGTTCATGTTTAAGCTCCATCATTCGCTCTGCTTAAGGCTAATTCTGGAATCGTCGAACCACATCAAGCTGGACCTGAATCAAGTTCACTATAACACAAACATAAGCTGGTCAGGGACAAACCCCTCATCTTATTTGCAGGTCCTACAGAATTTATAGAAAGTAAAGGAGTTCATAACATCTACGAAATACAAGAACTAAATGGACCTGAGTCTCGTTCACTGGTTCAAAAGCTCCCACAGTTGCAACGCCATTCCCTCTTACGACCTGCAGGATCAGAGGTGAGATTGTTAGTGTTGATATGATGGTAAGTGAGGTTCAAAATGCATTACACGCCAAGTAGCTCCCTGAGCACCAAGGATATCAAGCTAATGTGCACTATACACAGAAGCACGGACGGCTCGTTCACCTGAAGAAAATCTCATAAGCAAATCCGACAGGCCACTACTGTGACTATGAGTTTGAAAAGAACTTTTACCATTCCACATTCAAATTCACCAACTCATAATCTTTAGTATCATGAGCTGCACACAAATTGAATGTATGCCTCGCGGGATGTAATCTCAGCAATGTAGTCCAGACCGTGGACAGTAAACAATATAAACCTAAAAACATTCACTTGTcataaagaagaaataaatccatgagagagagagagagagagagagctctgaGACAACAAGATTTGAGAGGTCATGTTCATTTCTTCATGCCTTTTGTCGAGGAGATATTCACACAACAGGACTAGCATTCAAGCCCCATcctaaatcaaaaaaatattcccAGCATTTTCACTGTACTTAAATCTCACATAAATGGTGATTTGTCCGTCATCCCCCCACTAGGGCAAATGGGCAACTCTGAACATCATTCGATCCATGCTGTGCACAAAGTAGTACAAAATTGGAGGATACAGACATTTCTTTACTATTTACAGCGTCCGAATCAACCACTCTACATAGCAATTCCTACTTCTGGATTTGCATTGCTCCTGCACGTCCTCTTTCGAGGCCGCTTGTTGGGGATGGTGGAAGTGCCCAAATCAAGCTGTTTTGCTGCCTCCGTAGCTTGGTCATGTACCTGCTCTATATTATTTCTAATGCATGTTTTTGTCTTCTTGCAGGATCTGTTCGGACGAGGAGAACAATTCTTACGAGCCTGAGTTTCAACAGTTGGATTTGGACAGCCTCGCAACCTTGGATCCAAACTCAACCATGATTTACTCGCCGTGTCTCCCCCCTCGCAAGTGAGACCCAACTTTAAGGAAGGAAGGCTGCTGTTTCCAGGTGCAGCATCATTGGATTTACGACAACCATTTCCCAGTCCAGGCTGATgatcctccaccaccaccttctCTGCCGCAGAGCTCTGGACCTCCTACCAAGAAGCCATTACAAGATCCAAAGACAATTTCAGAACACTAGCATAACAATTTAGATTATGGAAACATTCAATTTCACATCACTAAAGGAAGCTTAATATGCATGCATGAGACAGTGAGGGAAAAAATTAGTGCTGAACATCAGATAAGGGTTTAGCAGGACATattgccaaaagaaaataatcacgaaccaaattaaaagtaaaatataATTGCAACATTAAGAAATGTTCCAACGAGGTAAGTCCACCAAAGTGAGAGGATAAAGAATGAAGATAGCAACATGACATCATTATAATCAACTGTATATCAGAAACCAGACAAGCAACTGTCTGAAAGACCTATGCACTAGGTTATAACCAAACCAAATGAATCATATTAACACCTACTATACACTATATGAATGTCATGACTTATCAGATTAGCATAAACAACAAATTCTGCACCCTAAGCACTAGAAAACAACTTGGCATGAAGAGGCCAGAAATGAGTATGCACCCTGTTATATGTATCAGCAACAAtctccatgcttgattcctccTCTCCTTCAGAATCAGCCATTTCCTCGCATTCAAATTCTACATGTTCTTCCATTTCTTCATCAGAGTCGCTCAACTCTTCCTGTTCCATAACAATTCCCGGATGAGACTCATCCCCTGCCAAATCCATGTTGCATTGAACAGCATCATTTGGTCTGCTCGACATTTGGGATCCTGAAATCAAGTCACTTCTAACCGAAGACAGATTTTCAGGCTGCTCATCAAAAGGACCACTTGTTTGTTGGCCCTTAAGCAAAGTTCCAGATTTTGTTGAATGCTTGATGGGCAGTACAAGTTTATGAGTAGCCCCAGCATTCCTTCCTATTGCCTTTTCCAATATGGATGAAGAACTTAGGTGTATATCTAGGTCCAATTCACTAGCTCTATCTACACAAGAAGAAAGATCAGTGCCAGGAGTCAATGAGCCACCACTGGCTGGCACTTTAGCCAGGACAGCATCAGAAACAGGCTGGTGAGCTGTTGAATTAGCAGATGTTAAATCAGTGTTCACCTCTTCAGTTCCTTGAAGTAGTGGATGGAAGTCAATTCCACTGAGACCAATATCGGAAGCAGAGTCCCTAGGCCTAAAAGATCTGTCATTGTTGAGCTGGTGAGGACTATGGAAAAGACTAAGATTTAATTGAGGCTGGCTTCCACAAGAAAAACTTATAGGGGCAGGAGCAAGGGTATTGCAGTTTGATGGGTAATAAGGCAGTCGCCCATCCTCAGGGACCTGGAAGAGTAGGGGATGCATCTGGGAATCAGAATCAATGCCCCTTTCCTCATTGATGGTTTTCTCCTTGAAGACTCTTGATTCTTCTCGCGGGAAACACGCAACAGAATCATTCAGAGACCTACTTTTGCTCTGTTGGGTAGCTGGCATGTCTCCAACCTTTGCTGCATGACATGGTCGATTATCTGCACTCTCAGTAATAGTGGAAGCTGCTCCATCACGGCTTAGATATGCATACTGAGAAATAACACGAACATTCTGAGGAAGATTCACTGGGGGCAAGTTTGGTGCTAATTTTACTAAGCGTGCGTTGTCAGTTTGACGACCTCTATTTGAAAGGAGACCGAATGGAGATTTGGGTGCTGTAAAACTTGTGTCAGAAACTGGATGAAATGGTACCAAGGCACCATGCATATTATTATGGATGACACGAGATGCAGAATAAGTATTCTGAAAACTTGATGCAATTGGAAACTGATGCGTGCTTCCAGCGTGGCATTGTGTTTCATAATGTATGTCATAAGCAGCCTCTTCCCTCATGCCATGGAGGCCACCTTTTCCCACATAAGAGCGAGGTTGTTTGAAAGAAGTGTGAGATGATGGCCCTGGTCTCCAGTCCACTAAAAATCCCTCGTGTACATAAGCTTCCTCAGGGTCATCAACGCAATCGTCTTCACAACTGTTCTCCGCGCCAGCATGCTCCACCTGATAGTCCTGCAACCAATGGCAAATCCCCTTGAACATTGTTATGGAAAGAAAGGCAAAGGGAGGCAGAAATTTATCAACATATGATGAAAGCTCCTTGGtcaatttaagactaaatttgtgCTCTTTTCCACTTAATAGTCCCAACGTGATTGGAGAAGTTGAATATGGACGGAAGCTTTTCTTACTAAAGGGACTACAAACCACATAATTAGATTATGGCACCAACTGAGACTCATCACATGAGTACAATGTAATCAAAAGCCATTTCTCCACAAATACCCACTTGCAAGACTGTTGTATTAGCAGCATATTTGTGAAGTGGACAGATGTGAAGGAACGACTGAAAATACACAAATGAGTTCTATGTTTAAAAGTGAAATTTGCAGACCTTCTCAGACGCATTTAGCCAACTCGCTTGATCTGCACTTCTGCGCCTTCTCCGTTCTGCTTCATATGcccttctcttctcctttttagTTGGATTCTGTTTGTATGACTTCTGAGTTCCCAAGGCAACTCGCCATTGACGAGGTAATAAGGATGGATCTCTATGTGGCACAATGAATTTGCATACTGACATCCAGTCAAGTTTATAAATCTTGAACCCCTGGAATTATTTGTCACAGGTCAGATAAGGCTTTCTATAAAAAGGCAAGCAGATTCCACAGGATGAACAACTTCAGAATTTACCTCCTGTATATATTGAATCTCTTCCGCGGTCAATGGAGAGGTTTTCATCCTCCTTACTGCCTACAAATGGTTATTAGGGTCAAAATAACGTGCTATTAATAGAAAGAGATATCTCAGAAATTCGCATTAAAGATCTctcttttccttgattttttctttatttcgttTGCATAAAGAAAAGTGAACCAGGTCTCGAGACACAATGCTTTTAAAATCAATACAATTGATGTTTGAAGTCCAAATCACTAGTGTAACATCAATCGGAAATACTTCCAACTACTTGATTGTATGTTCTGATACCAATGTCCTAGACACGAGAATGACATCGGTCATTTCTGGTCTATATctgtttcttttctgttttcttttctattgattacaTCCATTATCTCAAGTTCTGGAGTAAAATAAACTCTGCTTTAACCTGAGTAACGGTTCCTACCTTGAGCCCTGATAAGATAATCTCCTTAAAATGGAAACCTCAAGTGAGGCCCAATTATACTTTTGCAACCGCTGCTCCTTCCAAAATTatacatttacatttttttaactatttcaTATTAATAGCCTCCGTAACACctcaaaaaaaggaacaaactgTCCAGTTTACAATAGCTTATTGTCAATCTCATTCAAGACAAATCCATCTGTTTCActtattgattttgaaaaaagggaTACACAGTAAGAGAGatgcaaaaataataataatctaatACTTAATGTCACTTTTGCCTCATTTATGAATTGTCTCAATTTTGGCCCTAGGTAACTAAATAATGCTAGCCACGTATCCTGTGCACAAATCAATAACTATGAATCATAAGTTGACTATTGTAGAAACACACACCTTTATGGGATTCTCTGGAGCCTTGGATGAGCAGCGATTCTTCTGCCGGACAAAAATCTGCAACAGATATATTCATGATGATGCCATTATAGACTTAAACAGGCATACAAAGCCTGGAACTCAGTCAAAACAATCTCCTCACTAAGCACAATAAAAAACTACAAACTTATTTCATCAACTGTCGGAACTTTCGTAAATAAACCAGCTTAACATGTTGTAATGAGTAAATAATTCCAGAAAAACTTCTGCTCAGGGAAAAAGGTTACCTAAAAGGTTTTACCCATATAACAAGTGCCACAAGGCCCAAAAAGTACCTGATGCTTAGACTTGCAAGGAAGAAATCGTTGCTGAATTGCCTTCCAATCCGTATTAAATTCCATTATCCCCAATGCAAGTAGCCTGCACCATTATCATGCATAATGGGGTCAAAACTTTTGTTACTTCTGACATTACAACAGTCAAGCTGTAAAACTTCCACAGACGTCAAACAAGTATACATAGAGCAGACACAGACTCACAGTTACTTTCTGCCCCAATCAATTTCCAATTAATTTCTGTTTACAGTTCTACTGCATAAAACCTATCTTACCATTCTTCTACCTTAAAAAGATTCACTCTAAACTAgtgagaaatgacaaaaatagcAGTAGGCAACTTACTCATCCTCAGCATCGGTGAAAAGCACCCTGTTTGCCACAGCAGAAGGGGGTGGTTTATGAGGGAAAAGTGCTCGATTAAACACTGGAAAGAATATCTGAGCCAGCTTTGCAACATCCCTCTCGACTAAGGCAACTGATTGCTTCTTTGCACTTTCCACAATTGCCGCAGCTAGTGATCTCTTAAGTGGATGATGACCAGAGGAAGGGGAACCAGTCCGAGCATTTGATGGAGAAGCTCCACTTAAAACTTGAATATCAACTTCTACAGCCGACAAAGAGCTGGAAATGGGGAACAGAGGCTCCCTTTCAGAGCGGATATCACAGGTAGATTCAACATGCCATCGCCGCTGCTCCTTGACAACTATCACGATAAATACAAGCCAATTAAACTAAGCTCTCTCTCCTATTATGGGtattacaaaaacaaaaaccaatatCCCTGACAGAGGAAATAGACTGTTGTTTATTAATTCGTTTGTTACCTACTGTTTAAAAATTGTCAAGCCAATTAAGTTGGCATAACTTTTGTTTaacttactaaaaaaaaaaactaaaaccaATAATTTGCATTATTTCATTAGTCATCTACATTACCTAGGTTGTATATAAAGGAAACAGCTTACAACTCCATTCATATCCTACCACACACAGATCTACAAATAACAATTGTATTCTATAGCTTAGACTTTCATCTATTGAACTCATAAATTACGCAATGCATCTTCAGATTGGACAACATGAGagaatctcaattctaccaaaTGGTTCACACTTTTTTATGGGTAAGTCAAtttcatttcttcatcaaacAAAGAGGGTAGTTCAATCCAACTACAAGCCACAATACATCAAGCCATCACTTACAACCAAAATCCAAGTAGTCGCACAATTACCAAAACACCAACACCATATCCCAGCTGACAAGAGGGATTCATCTAAAATATCCCAATCAAATACAAACCAGTCAAAGAAAAGACAGATCATTGAACTGAATTGCCAATTAGAACATAAGGCTGTAGCCAAGACAGAATCAACTTTGTGCTGCAGCAGTTTATGCacttcaattctaaaccttacTGCAAACATAAGCGGTTCACATTTAACACCATCTTTAAATTAAAGATCTAACATTCCCAGTTTGGTAAGCTCTACAGTTAAATTTGCACTTGATCTAGAACTCCAAACTATCGCAATTGATTCGGTTTGAAATCTCTCCAGAAGAGACCAAACTGATCTGGGAACACCCTCATATCCTACTGAAACCTAATATCCAAATAGATTAAGAACGACTAAGTTGCAAACAGCTTACCAATACGCAGATCATCGATGTAAGTCTTCACTAAATTGAGTGGAGCTACATCCAAAACCGATAGTACAGGGCCACTTATATTTGGCAACCAAACAGAATCCGCCACTGCTCGAGAACCTAAAGCCTGACTGCCAGCATATTCCCCATGTCCTTGACCCTGGGAATCATTTAGAGTTGCCAGCATCTGATTATTCGTGGAAGAGGTAACCCTCTGAGCTTCTAACGTAGGAGCAGATACCAAAGTGTGTTGTGCCATGTTTGATCTTTTAGAACCCTCAGATGTTGATGAACAAACATATGCAGGGGAAAAGCATATACTGGGATACGGTATGCTTCTCCGAGCTACCATCTGATCACGTTTATGAAGCATTTGCAAAATCAATTCTTCAACCTGTGATGCAATGTGTTGCCGAGGGGGATCGAGAACGCAAAGAGAATATATTTGAATAAGAAGCTGCACGTGCTCATGTATTAGACAATACAACTGGCCTATCTGATTAGGAGCAAACCCATTTATGCAACCAGCATTGGCTGTTAAAGATGCATAGTTCAGAGGAGCATCAGCCATAGAAGGTTGTCCGCTCAATGCTGGTAAATATGAAGTCGATCCAACAGGCACTAATGGTAAGAGGGGACGCAATGGCCTCTTCCCATGTTGAAGAAGCTTCTTTTTACACTCTGCAGAGGTGTTTTTACCTCTGTTCTGCCGTGTCTCAGGCCGCCTTCTGGAACACTCATAATTTCCTTTTGTGGTTTTATCACTAGGTCTGTCATCAAGGTCACTCTCAAGTGCCTCTTCGAGTTCAATCTCAAAGTCAGCATCAttatcctcatcttcatcatcgacATTTGCAGTTTCTGGAGTTGGATGACCATCGCCATCTACACCTAATAAAACAGCtgcaagaaattttttatactcttcttcatcatcaacatTTTgaatatcatcatcatcatccgtCTCTTGGAGAAAACTCTCAAGTTCATCGAGAGTAAAACTTGCCAGAGAATAACGAGCCCTTGTACGCTTGCAAATAGCATCCTCATCATCAGAGTGCGTTAACAGTTTCCAGCTATTTGTAGCTTCCTCAACCATGTCACCATGGGAGTCAGGTCTCCTGCTCATATAATCTTCCTTTCCTTGTAAATGCCCATTTTCAGCTTGAGATAGGATCTCTGAATCTGTCTTAGAGAGGCTTCCGGCAACAAGTTCGGGCAATTCTTGCTCACACACTAGTTTAGGGGAAAGGGTATCCAGCACCAAATTTCCCCCCTCACAATGCTCAGAATCTTCAACAACAAAACTCGGACCCTCATCAGTCAACTCTGATGAACAAATTTCTGCTGTCTGTAAAGGTCTAACCCCGTTTTCCACAGCATCACCATCTATTCCTTCAATTTCAGAGCTCAGACTTGATGAAGCATCTGGTGAAGGTGTTTCCTTTAGAAAGGGATTGAAATCTacatcttcatcctcgtcttcCTCCTCATCAGCTTTTGCTGGACTTTTGGGCCATTCATCTAAGTTTGAACTGGTGGGCTCAGTGTCAGCTTGACTAGTATGGCCACCTTTGCCAGGAGAATTCGCACAAGACGACATCTCATCAATTTTGTAGTGACATAAATGCTCAACGAGTATGCATAATCTTTCTTCTTAAGACAAAAGAATTATGCCATTCCCTGAACACGAAAGCAACACAAAAGATACAACTTTAGATGTTGACATAACTCGAGGCA
This sequence is a window from Rhodamnia argentea isolate NSW1041297 chromosome 3, ASM2092103v1, whole genome shotgun sequence. Protein-coding genes within it:
- the LOC115725896 gene encoding uncharacterized protein LOC115725896 isoform X3; the protein is MSSCANSPGKGGHTSQADTEPTSSNLDEWPKSPAKADEEEDEDEDVDFNPFLKETPSPDASSSLSSEIEGIDGDAVENGVRPLQTAEICSSELTDEGPSFVVEDSEHCEGGNLVLDTLSPKLVCEQELPELVAGSLSKTDSEILSQAENGHLQGKEDYMSRRPDSHGDMVEEATNSWKLLTHSDDEDAICKRTRARYSLASFTLDELESFLQETDDDDDIQNVDDEEEYKKFLAAVLLGVDGDGHPTPETANVDDEDEDNDADFEIELEEALESDLDDRPSDKTTKGNYECSRRRPETRQNRGKNTSAECKKKLLQHGKRPLRPLLPLVPVGSTSYLPALSGQPSMADAPLNYASLTANAGCINGFAPNQIGQLYCLIHEHVQLLIQIYSLCVLDPPRQHIASQVEELILQMLHKRDQMVARRSIPYPSICFSPAYVCSSTSEGSKRSNMAQHTLVSAPTLEAQRVTSSTNNQMLATLNDSQGQGHGEYAGSQALGSRAVADSVWLPNISGPVLSVLDVAPLNLVKTYIDDLRIVVKEQRRWHVESTCDIRSEREPLFPISSSLSAVEVDIQVLSGASPSNARTGSPSSGHHPLKRSLAAAIVESAKKQSVALVERDVAKLAQIFFPVFNRALFPHKPPPSAVANRVLFTDAEDELLALGIMEFNTDWKAIQQRFLPCKSKHQIFVRQKNRCSSKAPENPIKAVRRMKTSPLTAEEIQYIQEGFKIYKLDWMSVCKFIVPHRDPSLLPRQWRVALGTQKSYKQNPTKKEKRRAYEAERRRRRSADQASWLNASEKDYQVEHAGAENSCEDDCVDDPEEAYVHEGFLVDWRPGPSSHTSFKQPRSYVGKGGLHGMREEAAYDIHYETQCHAGSTHQFPIASSFQNTYSASRVIHNNMHGALVPFHPVSDTSFTAPKSPFGLLSNRGRQTDNARLVKLAPNLPPVNLPQNVRVISQYAYLSRDGAASTITESADNRPCHAAKVGDMPATQQSKSRSLNDSVACFPREESRVFKEKTINEERGIDSDSQMHPLLFQVPEDGRLPYYPSNCNTLAPAPISFSCGSQPQLNLSLFHSPHQLNNDRSFRPRDSASDIGLSGIDFHPLLQGTEEVNTDLTSANSTAHQPVSDAVLAKVPASGGSLTPGTDLSSCVDRASELDLDIHLSSSSILEKAIGRNAGATHKLVLPIKHSTKSGTLLKGQQTSGPFDEQPENLSSVRSDLISGSQMSSRPNDAVQCNMDLAGDESHPGIVMEQEELSDSDEEMEEHVEFECEEMADSEGEEESSMEIVADTYNRSSAAEKVVVEDHQPGLGNGCRKSNDAAPGNSSLPSLKLGLTCEGGDTASKSWLSLDPRLRGCPNPTVETQARKNCSPRPNRSCKKTKTCIRNNIEQVHDQATEAAKQLDLGTSTIPNKRPRKRTCRSNANPEVGIAM